CGTGGTGGCAACGGCCAACGATGTCGCTGCGCTTCCGCCCGAGCTGTTGCGCCGAGGTCGCTTCGACGATCTCTTCTTCGTGGATCTCCCTACGGAAGACGAGCGCGCGGAGATCCTGGCCATTCATCTCGCCAAGCGCGGTCGGGATCCGAAGCAATACCCGTTGGGGGAGCTCGCAGGCCGCGCTCTGCACCTTTCCGGTGCCGAACTCGAGCAGGTCGTGGCGGCTGCCCTCTATACCGCCTTCGCGGAGGGACGCGAGCTCCAGGACACCGATCTCGGGGAGGCGATCCAGGACACCGTTCCCCTGTACGAGACCTATGAAGAACGGATCAAGGAGCTGCGCAATTGGGCGCGGCATCGAGCACGTCCTGCGACGCTCGATGGGAAGGCCGTCAGCTGGTTCCAGGAGTAGGCATCGTTGCCCGCTTTCGGGCCGAGCAACGGAAACAGCGGAAAGAACGTCCCCGCCCCAGGCATCATTGCCTCGGAAACAGGCAGGCACCGACCCGATCCCAGGCAACCTCCCGCGAGGGCATGTGTCGACCCCGGCCCATTGGGGCCATCTGCCTCAGGTACGGCGGCGATCCGGTTGGCACGCCAGTTGCTCTATGCCACGCCGAGGGCACGAATTGCCCTGGGAGGATTCGACGTGGTTCGTTTGTTTGGAATCGTTGCGTTCGTAGGGCTCGTGCCTGCGGTGGCACTGGCTGAAGATACGGTGTCGCCGGGGTTGTTCACCGCCAACAATGTCTGGATGATGCTATGCGCGGGGCTGGTGTTCATCATGCACCTGGGCTTCGCAACCCTCGAGTCCGGGCTCACGCGCGCGAAGAACTCGACGAACATCCTGTTCAAGAACACGTTCATCGTGTCCGTCGGCATTCTCACCTACGCATTGATCGGCTTCAGCTTGATGTATCCCGGCGATTTCAACGGGATTCTCGGATGGGCGGGCCTGGGTATCGGTACCGATGCGGCCGGGCTGACAGCCGCCTACGCTAGTGGCGGCTACACCTACTGGACCGATTTCCTGTTCCAGGCCATGTTCGCCGCAACCGCCGCGACGATCGTCTCCGGTGCCGTCGCCGAGCGCATCAAGCTCTCGTCGTTCATGGTGTTCGCGACCTTCTTCGTCGCGATCGTCTACCCGATCGCGGGCTCCTGGAAGTGGGGTGGCGGCTGGCTCGATGGCGCGGGCTTCTACGATTTCGCGGGCTCGACGCTGGTCCACTCGCTGGGCGGCTGGGGTGCGCTGGTCGGCGCCTGGATGCTCGGGCCCAGGCTCGGCAAGTATTCGGGAAAGCGCATGAATCCGATCCCCGGCAGCAACCTGCCTCTGGCGACGGTCGGCGTCTTCCTGCTCTGGCTCGGTTGGTTCGGTTTCAACGGCGGCTCCGTCCTCTCGGCCGATCCGGCGTTGACTTCCTTCACTCTGGTGACGACGTGTCTGGCCGCGGCCGCCGGTGCGCTCACAGCCATGGTCACTTCATGGATCCTCGCCACCAAGCCGGATCTCTCGATGACCCTGAACGGCGTGCTTGCCGGCCTCGTGGGAATCACGGCGGGCGCGGATACTGTGAGCATTCTCGGAGCGGTGATGATCGGCGCCGTGGCGGGCATGATCGTCGTCGGTTCTGTCGTGATGTTCGATCGGATTCGGATCGACGATCCGGTGGGCGCCATTTCGGTTCACCTGGTGTGCGGCATCTGGGGCACACTCGCCGTCGGAATCTTCTCGACGAATCCCGAGCATACGTTAGGCGCACAGGCGCTGGGCGTCGCAGCCTACGGAGTCTTCACAGTGGCTTCGGCCCTGCTCCTCTTCGGGGCGATCAAGGCGACGATGGGCCTGCGTGTGGACGAGAGCGAGGAACTCGAAGGGCTCGATCTCGCCGAGCATGGTGGCCACGCATACGACTTCGGCGGAACGAAATCCGGTATCGCGGATGATGCCGTCACCCGGCCCACTCTTACTCGACCCGCTGCAGAGCTGGTCACCGAGCTCTAGGAGGTATCGAGATGAAGAAGATCGTTGCGATCTTGAAGCCGTTCAAACTGGACGATGCGACGACCGCGCTGCGGGAACTGGGAATCACGGGGCTCACTGTGAGCGAAGTGAAGGGTTTCGGCCGGCAAAAGGGGCATACCGAGCTCTACCGCGGCGCCGAATATGTGGTCGATTTCCTGCCGAAGGTCCGCCTGGAGGTGGCGCTCGCGGACGATCTGGTGGAGAAGGCCGCGAAGGCCCTGATGGAAGCGGCCCAGACCGGACGTATTGGCGACGGGAAGATCTTCATCGAGCCGCTGGAGGATGCCATTCGCATTCGAACCGGCGAACGCGGGGACGCCGCACTCACCTAGCTCGCGATTTCCACTTCTCTTGGGGCGGGTGACACCCCCCGAAACGCCCGAGTCGACGGAGGCCCCTCCCCGGCTCGGGCGTTCTCTATGGTTCTAGCGATGCGTCGCCTGATCTACGCGCTCTTCGTGCTGATCGCGCTCGCTTCCCTGGCGCTTTTCATGGCTTGGCGGGAGCGCGTGGTTTGGGCCCAGCGGGCGCTGGATGAAGCCCTGCGCAGGGCAGAGATTCCCGGGGCCGCCGCCACGCTCGCCGCGGTCGAGCTGGACGGGCTGCGCATTCGTGACGTGGCCCTCGGCACAGAGCCCATCTTTCGGGCGGATGAGATCGTGCTCGAGGCGCCGTGGGCAGAGCTGCGTGCGGGGCGAATTGCGGACGTGACGGTTCGCGAGGCCGAACTGCGCGTTCGGCTGGAAGCCGAAACGATCTCCGTGGGCTCCCTCGAACCTTGGCTCGCCGCGCCCGAAGACGAGGCAGCATCCGGCCCTCCCTTGCTCCCCGTCGAGCGTCTCAGCCTCGAGGACGCCAGCATCGCGGTGACCGGTGATCTCGGGCCCCTGGGTCTGGATGTAGATGGCGAGCTGTTTCTCGCTGAGCGGGGTCGCATCGAAGCAGCGCTCGGGGTGGTCGCCCGTCGCAAGGATTCGCTCATCGCCGGCCATCTGGAAGCCACGGCGGTTCATGGAGACGCCGGTTGGCAAGGGCAGGGCGCGCTGCGGATTCCAGAGACGACGATCGATTCGACCTGGCTCTCCCTCGCACCGGGGGTCCGGGACACGGTTCTGGGCATCCGCGGCCCGGCCGCCGCCGACATCGCGTTCGACCTCGGGAGCGAGGGCATCAGGGCGCGGGCGAATCTGGCCCTGGCGGGCATCGATCTGCGGACGCCCTGGGGCCGCATCGAAGGGATCCACGGCACCCTGCAGGTGGACGGCCCGGAGCCGCTCTCCACGCCGCCAGGCCAACTCCTGGCGATTCGAAGGATGGACGTGGGCTTGCCGCTTCTGGAGGGCCTGATCGAATTCCAGCTCTTTCCCGATGGAGCGATCGACGTCCAAAGCGCGATCTGGCAATGGGCCGGGGGCACGCTTCGGGCGGCGGGTGCCCTCCAACCCGACGCGGAGGCGAACGAAGTCACCCTACAAGCGGAAGGGCTCGAACTCGAACTTCTCCTCGAACAGGCGCAACTGGAGGGGCTCACAGGCAGCGGGAAGCTCGCGGGAACCCTGCCGATCTTCCAGGAGGGCGACCAGATTCGCATCGAAGGCGGGCGCCTCGCAGCCACCGGCCCAGGGCGGGTCCGCCTGGCGCCAGGCGCCGTGATGGGAGCGGCCGCTCGCAAGGGCAGCCAGCTGGAACTGGTTCTCGACGTTCTCGAAGATTTTCGTTTCGAGGAGCTTTCGATGGATCTCGACGGAGACACACGCGGCGAACTCGATCTGGGCGTCCATTTGAAAGGCAGCAATCCGAATTTCGAGGGGGGTCGAGCCGTCGAATTCAATCTGAACCTGGAAGCACGTCTGGCCGATCTCGTCCGGACGGGACTTACCGCCTATCGTTTGCCAGACAAGATCCAGGAGCGGCTCGATTCGTTTCGGGCCGCCCAGGAGGATTCGCCATGACCCGGCCGTACATACCTGCGCTGCTGGCGCTGCTCGTCTGGGGGGGCCTGGGCTGCGCTCCGACGGTGCAGGTAAAGGCTCCCGAGGAGCCCATCGTGATCAACTTGAATGTGAAGATCGAGCACGAAGTTCGCGTCAAAGTGGACAAGGAACTCGACCAGGTCTTCGAAGAAGAAGAGGATCTCTTCTGATGCTGAACTTTTCGATCAACCGACGACGAACTCTTGGCTGGATGCTCGCTTTGGCAGGCTCCGCGCTCTTGCTTTCGACGGCCGCCTGGGCCGCCAGTGAGCTGGATGCCGCGCGGGATACCGGCGTCGTGGGGGAGCGGCGCAATGGCTACATCGGGCTGGTCGTGAAGAACCCGACCGACGAGCAGAAGGCCCTGGTGAAGCGGATCAACGCCGGCCGACGTGCGCAATACAAGAAGGTGGCCAAGAAGACCGGCGCGACCGTTGAAGAGGTCGCCGCCCTGACGGCTGAGCGCCTGATGCGCGAGGCCAAGTCCGGCCACTACGTGCAGGCAGCCGACGACGGCTGGGTCCGAAAGCCCTAGCCCTCCGATCGGGCGAGCCCATTTCAGGGGTAGTTTGCCCACATATTCGATGCGCCTTCAGATCGGCCCCCGAATCGCCGATTCACGTGCCGCATGCTACTGCCCTGGAGTCACGAATCGACGGAGTTGCGCCGTCGTCCCTGGATCACGCTCACCCTGATCGCGATTTGCGTGGTGGTCCTGGTCGGTAGCCAGAGCGACCCGGCTGTCCAGCAGTTCGATCGGACACTCGGCGAGGCCCATGATTTCTGGCAGAGCCATCCCTACCTGGAGCCGGGTGAGCTGCTGGCCTCCCATTTCGGCGATGACGGCGCCGATGCACGGATGGAGTTCCGTGCCGACCTCAAGGCGGGCCGCGTTCCGATCCCGGTCTCTGCGGTCGAGGCGGAGCAGCGCGATCTCGATGTGCTCACTGCGCACGCGGAGGCCGCCCTCGAGCGCCACGTCTGGTATCGCTTCGGACTGGTGCCGACGGCGATCCGATGGCAGGGCGTGCTGGGACATATGTTCCTGCACGCAGGCTGGGCCCACCTGCTCGGGAATCTGCTCTTTCTCTTCCTGACCGGGCCGTTCATCGAGGATCGCTGGGGTCGCTCCGTGTTCCTGATGTTCTATCTCGGTGCCGGGGCGACGGCTGGGCTGGTCTTCGCCTTCCAGAGCCCGGAGATGACGAGCCCGTTGGTGGGGGCGTCGGGTGCGATCGCAGGCGCCATGGGCGCATTCCTCGTCTTGTTCGCGACGGTCCGCATCAAATTCGCCTATTGGCTGGGCTTCTTCTGGGGGACGTTCGCAGCACCGGCCTGGTTGCTGCTGCCGCTCTGGTTTGCCGGCGAGCTGGCGACCGCACGCCTGATGGACGTCGCAGGGGCGAGTGACGGAGTGGCCTACTGGGCGCACGTCGGGGGCTTTGGCTTCGGCGTGTTGTTCGCTGCTCTGATGCGGCTCTGCGGTGTCGATGCCTGGATGCAAGCACGCACGGAAAGACGGGTCGCCAAGAAAGCAGAGGTGTCAGAGCCCCCGGCCGATGCACTTCCGAACAGCCTGGCACCCAAAGCTCCCGCTGCCGCCTCTCTGGGCCGCCTCTGGACCGCGGTTGCAAAGGTCGATCGGTCTTCCGCACTCCGCGAGTGGGCTGAGGTGGTGAAGACGGGACCGGCTGTCGTGGGTGGCGATGCGGATGTGACGTTGCGTCTCGCCGGCTGGCTGGCTGCGACGGGTCAACAGGCGGCGGCCTGTAGCATGCTGGCAGAGCTTCTCCCGCGAAGCGACGCCGTGGTCGCTGCCCGCATCGCCGGAGCCGTCCGTCGCATCGATCCGAAGCTGGCCGCCCGCGCGCTGCAACAAGCTAGCGCGGGGGCCTCGCCGGATTCCGGTCCGACGACGATCGGGAAGGTCGCGTTGGCTCAGCGCCCTGTCGCCGGAGCTGCGGTGCCGCCCGCAACCGCCGAAGCATCCTCTCCCGTCGATCCCCCGGCTCCGCCCAAGCAGGTCGACGAAGAGGATCTGGATCTCTTCGAGACCGATGCGGTCGATCTCAGCAAGGACGATGAGGCCTGGGCCGAGGCCGACCTGGATGTCGATCTCGGAGCGCCCGGAAGCCACGCTGGCGAATCCGGCGACGAAGCCGAGTTATTCGATTCCGACGCTTTCGATTTCTCCGAGGAATAGCGAGCGCAGCGGGTACCCGAAGGGTGGGTCGGCCGGGCGGTGTCAGGAATCCCGGCCGGATCGAAGCGGGCTTTGTGGGCCTGCTGCGAAGCAAACCGAATGGCTTTCTCGCTAATCTGATCCGTCCATGCGTGAACGGGTCTTCGGAATCGAGACGGAGTACGCGGTCGTCTATTTCCCGGCCCGCGGCGAGGAAGGGCGTCCGACGAACCTGTCCTTGTATCCGCTCTTCGAGGGGCAGTTGGCCTTGCGGGTTCCCAGTGTGCCGCGGACGCTCTCGCTGCTGCGGGCCAAGCCCGGACGCTTCCTGGCCAATGGCATGTCCTTCCACTACGAAGCCACGCCTCACGCCTTCGAACACGGACTCCTCGAGATTGCGAGTCCGGAGTGCCGGGATCCCTTCAGCTTGTTGGCCCACGAGCGAGCCAAGGACGAACTGGTCGAGGCGCTTCGGATCGATGTGAATCGTGATCTTCGGGAGCGGGGTTGGCGCGGCGAGGTGCGGATCTTCAAGAGCAACGTCGACGCCCACGGCCATACGTTCGGCTCCCATGAGAGCTATTGGATCGACGATCCCCTGCCCGCCCTGAACCGGCTGGCATTGGCCCCGCTCTGGCTGTTGCTTTGGTTGGCGACTCTGCCCTCGTTGCTCTGGCTCGTGGGCGTGAGTCTGATGATGTTGTCGGCTCCGCTGCTACTGCTCCTGCTGCCTCTTCTGGCGAGCGGCATCCGTCTGGCCGCACGTGCCATGCGGGGCGTCTGGCCCGATGTGGCGCAAGCCTGGCGGCGCGCGGCCTACCGTCTGTCATCCGTACCGATTCGAATGGCGGCCCGTCTTCAGGCCGATCCCGGGCTTCTTGCGCGGCATCTCGCCTGGATCGATTGGCCGATCCGACCCTTCATGCACCTGCACGCTGCGTTCGCGCGCCGGTTCTTCTTCCGGCCCACCATTCGGGGAGCCATGGCTCACCTGGTGACACGCACGCTCTATTGCGGCGCCGGGCGCCTCGTCTTCGATGGCCAGAATCCCTTGCATTGCAGTCAGCGTGCGGAGTTCATGCGCGTGCCGGCCCACATCTTCACCCATGGTGAGCACCGCCCGCTGGTCGAGCTGCGCGATCTGTTCTTTCGCCCGTGGAGTGCCTTTGGTCGCTATCGGAGGTTGCACCTCATGTTGGCCGACGCCACGCAATGCGATCAGGCGAGTCTTCTCCGGATCGGAACCACGGCGCTCGTGCTCGAAGCCATCGAATCCCTTCCCGAGGCGCCCTGGCCCGAGCTGGTCGATCCCGTGGCCGGCTTGCGCGCTCTGAGCCGCGATGCAGACGCGATGCTTCGGCTTCGCGATGGAACGAAGGCGAACGCGCTCGAGATCCAACGACAAGTGTTGCAGCACGTTCGTGAGCGCGTGCCGGGGATCACCGAAGACTGGAAACGTGACGTGCTCGCCCTCTGGAAGGAAACGCTCGATCAATGGGAGCGCGACCCTGACGCCCTGGCGGATCGGGTCGATTGGATTGCCAAGCGCAGCCTGCTGCGACGCGACTGCGCCTCCGTCGAGGATTGGAAGCGCCTCGCCACTCAGGGAAGGCATCTGCTCGCCGCCGGCGCTTGCGACGGTGAAGAGGAGAGGCTGCGGCAGCTGGTCTTTCGAATGCTGCGCACGGACCTCCGCTACCATGACCTCGGGCCGCGCGGCGGGCACCGGCGGTTGCGCGGCCGTGGTCGGGTACGCGAATGGGTGGAGGCGGACGCCGTTACCCGCGCGCACGCCCATCCGCCCGCGGACACGCGGGCCCACGCCCGCGGGCTCGCCATCCGAGAAGCGCTGGCGGCTTCCGTGCCGGGAGCGGCCACCTGGCATCGGGTACGTGTCGGTCTCTGGGATTGGCGTTGGCTCCTCGACCCGTTGTCCCCAGGCCCGGGCGTCAGTCTTCTCGGCAAGCGTCGACGAAACCACGGAAGAGTCGGGACCGATTCGTCCCCCTGAGCTTCTCCGGATGCCACTGCACCCCGAGCCGGAGCAGCGGGCCTTCTGCCTCGATCGCTTCGATGATCCCATCCGGCGCATGAGCCGCGACCCGGTAGCCCTCACCGGGCTCGGCTACGGCCTGATGGTGCAGGCTGTTGACTTCGGCCGGTGCGTCGCCGAGCCACCGTGCGAGCTGGGTGCCGGCCTGAAGCGTGATGCCGTGGCGGCCGTCCCGCTCGTCGAGCCGGTGGGCTCCTGCGTCTGGCCGGTCGACCGGAATGTGATGATGCAGTCTGCCACCCGCTCCAAGCGCCATCAGCTGCATGCCGTAGCAGATGCCGAGTACCGGCAGGCCGCGCTCCAACGCTGCTGCCAGGAGTGCGGAGTCGAAGGCTCTTTGCTCGGGTTCGACCAGGCTGAATCGAATCTCGGCCGGGTAGGGCTGGGCCGGCGGGAAATCGTCGCCGCCCGGGAGCAAAAGGCCGTCGATCCCCTCCAGTGCGGCTTCCGGCGAGGCCGGCAGCGGTAGGTAGCATGGCGTGCCTTCCGCCTCGGCCACGGCCACGGCGTAGGCTTCGTCGATGTAGTGGTAGCGACGGCCGGGCCGGATTTGATCCGCTGCGTCGAGACAGAGCGGGATACCGATGCGCGGCTGGGCCATGGGGCCAGACTAGCCGAGAGACCTGTGCGAACATCCCGCCTTCCGGAACAAGGAGGATCGCCGTGGCCATCCAGGTGGGCGACCAGCTTCCCTCGCTGAAGCTCAAGATCGTGACGTCCGCCGGCCCGGCCGATGCCACGACGGAGGAACTCTTTTCCGGCAAGAAGGTCGTATTGTTCGGTGTGCCAGGAGCCTTCACCCTGGTCTGCTCTTCCCAGCACCTGCCTGGCTACATTCGCAACGCCGGGGCCCTGCGGGCCAAGGGTGTCGACCGCATCCTGTGCTTGTCGGTGAACGATGTCTTCGTGATGGAGGCCTGGGCTCGAGACCGGGGTGCGAGCGACGCCGTTACGCTGGTCGCGGACGGCTCGGCAGAGTTCACCCGCGCTGTGGGCCTGGACTTCGATGCCAGTAGCTTTGGCATGGGGACCCGCTCCCAGCGTTACGCGTTGGTGGCCGAAGATGGTGTGGTCACGCATCTGGGCATCGAGACCCCGATGAGGTTCGACGTTTCAAGCGTCGAGGCCATTCTCGCCGCCTTGTAAGAAAGGCCTCGACCGCCGGGC
The bacterium genome window above contains:
- the amt gene encoding ammonium transporter — its product is MMLCAGLVFIMHLGFATLESGLTRAKNSTNILFKNTFIVSVGILTYALIGFSLMYPGDFNGILGWAGLGIGTDAAGLTAAYASGGYTYWTDFLFQAMFAATAATIVSGAVAERIKLSSFMVFATFFVAIVYPIAGSWKWGGGWLDGAGFYDFAGSTLVHSLGGWGALVGAWMLGPRLGKYSGKRMNPIPGSNLPLATVGVFLLWLGWFGFNGGSVLSADPALTSFTLVTTCLAAAAGALTAMVTSWILATKPDLSMTLNGVLAGLVGITAGADTVSILGAVMIGAVAGMIVVGSVVMFDRIRIDDPVGAISVHLVCGIWGTLAVGIFSTNPEHTLGAQALGVAAYGVFTVASALLLFGAIKATMGLRVDESEELEGLDLAEHGGHAYDFGGTKSGIADDAVTRPTLTRPAAELVTEL
- a CDS encoding P-II family nitrogen regulator, yielding MKKIVAILKPFKLDDATTALRELGITGLTVSEVKGFGRQKGHTELYRGAEYVVDFLPKVRLEVALADDLVEKAAKALMEAAQTGRIGDGKIFIEPLEDAIRIRTGERGDAALT
- a CDS encoding YnbE family lipoprotein, which translates into the protein MTRPYIPALLALLVWGGLGCAPTVQVKAPEEPIVINLNVKIEHEVRVKVDKELDQVFEEEEDLF
- a CDS encoding YdbL family protein, which encodes MLNFSINRRRTLGWMLALAGSALLLSTAAWAASELDAARDTGVVGERRNGYIGLVVKNPTDEQKALVKRINAGRRAQYKKVAKKTGATVEEVAALTAERLMREAKSGHYVQAADDGWVRKP
- a CDS encoding rhomboid family intramembrane serine protease, encoding MLLPWSHESTELRRRPWITLTLIAICVVVLVGSQSDPAVQQFDRTLGEAHDFWQSHPYLEPGELLASHFGDDGADARMEFRADLKAGRVPIPVSAVEAEQRDLDVLTAHAEAALERHVWYRFGLVPTAIRWQGVLGHMFLHAGWAHLLGNLLFLFLTGPFIEDRWGRSVFLMFYLGAGATAGLVFAFQSPEMTSPLVGASGAIAGAMGAFLVLFATVRIKFAYWLGFFWGTFAAPAWLLLPLWFAGELATARLMDVAGASDGVAYWAHVGGFGFGVLFAALMRLCGVDAWMQARTERRVAKKAEVSEPPADALPNSLAPKAPAAASLGRLWTAVAKVDRSSALREWAEVVKTGPAVVGGDADVTLRLAGWLAATGQQAAACSMLAELLPRSDAVVAARIAGAVRRIDPKLAARALQQASAGASPDSGPTTIGKVALAQRPVAGAAVPPATAEASSPVDPPAPPKQVDEEDLDLFETDAVDLSKDDEAWAEADLDVDLGAPGSHAGESGDEAELFDSDAFDFSEE
- a CDS encoding gamma-glutamyl-gamma-aminobutyrate hydrolase family protein — its product is MAQPRIGIPLCLDAADQIRPGRRYHYIDEAYAVAVAEAEGTPCYLPLPASPEAALEGIDGLLLPGGDDFPPAQPYPAEIRFSLVEPEQRAFDSALLAAALERGLPVLGICYGMQLMALGAGGRLHHHIPVDRPDAGAHRLDERDGRHGITLQAGTQLARWLGDAPAEVNSLHHQAVAEPGEGYRVAAHAPDGIIEAIEAEGPLLRLGVQWHPEKLRGTNRSRLFRGFVDACRED
- a CDS encoding peroxiredoxin, whose amino-acid sequence is MACLPPRPRPRRRLRRCSGSDGRAGFDPLRRDRAGYRCAAGPWGQTSRETCANIPPSGTRRIAVAIQVGDQLPSLKLKIVTSAGPADATTEELFSGKKVVLFGVPGAFTLVCSSQHLPGYIRNAGALRAKGVDRILCLSVNDVFVMEAWARDRGASDAVTLVADGSAEFTRAVGLDFDASSFGMGTRSQRYALVAEDGVVTHLGIETPMRFDVSSVEAILAAL